One region of Salvia miltiorrhiza cultivar Shanhuang (shh) chromosome 3, IMPLAD_Smil_shh, whole genome shotgun sequence genomic DNA includes:
- the LOC131018233 gene encoding uncharacterized protein LOC131018233 gives MGSRVRKLGFGWVESSGEYKVFVVVETNRKLVGKVYSSKTKSWKTIEICDYLYACRPRGLFAGGKLYWYNGCIIIFLDLKSEVFGRIEIPYKDIGFKMDYFVGVLGGCLCVLYYNPSFPDRRGLRVSRVCVMKEAWEEVVTLCHLNELLQPPLVSLNGQILVDCGSTLLVYSARDNVFRFTKVSSGLRSYVYVESLLSPEDV, from the coding sequence ATGGGCTCCCGTGTTAGGAAATTGGGGTTTGGGTGGGTTGAATCGAGTGGTGAGTATAAGGTGTTTGTTGTTGTGGAAACCAATAGGAAACTGGTTGGTAAAGTTTATAGTTCAAAGacaaaatcatggaaaacaaTTGAGATCTGCGATTATTTATATGCATGTCGGCCAAGGGGGTTGTTTGCAGGTGGGAAGCTTTACTGGTATAACGgatgtattattattttcttggaCTTGAAGAGTGAGGTGTTTGGAAGGATTGAGATTCCCTACAAAGATATTGGCTTTAAAATGGACTACTTCGTGGGTGTGCTTGGTGGTTGCCTTTGCGTGCTATATTATAATCCTTCATTTCCTGATCGAAGAGGCCTTCGAGTTTCGAGAGTTTGTGTTATGAAGGAGGCTTGGGAGGAAGTGGTGACTCTTTGTCATCTTAATGAGCTTCTTCAACCACCATTGGTAAGTCTAAATGGACAGATTTTGGTAGATTGTGGATCCACTTTGTTGGTTTACAGTGCCCGTGATAATGTCTTTCGATTTACCAAGGTTTCTTCGGGTTTacgttcatatgtctatgttgAAAGTTTACTCTCGCCGGAAGATGTATGA